The proteins below come from a single Tachysurus fulvidraco isolate hzauxx_2018 chromosome 13, HZAU_PFXX_2.0, whole genome shotgun sequence genomic window:
- the cep126 gene encoding centrosomal protein of 126 kDa isoform X1: protein MQMPKDTLFYSNIRAGLDGEAEDDRQLLVREQKACRARARQYSVETNRRRKALEDKRRQRDIQEQRLREKILQKRKQRLQEATERFQRSHLPLSQRTRPASTTRAPNLDEALICIQGDQTPYTHGSSFFSGTSTLSSCNPSPKPPGGSSGPRSLRTVSAAQSFGKLIQERSLSDFKTSQPLFMKQLQGNLVKSQEQTQDHIVTQIRHAESLSSLDSLEKEVLHHGSGSNPDSLDPPEVHDTRILSIQRQQNYTNPPKSFLEKAISQQVLPCSSSSSSPSPVEDETSHEDQSVKHFLKEVEQCNITGQSQMSKIQTTLPCQMQVLAGASGHTVQQHGTTTQGSILWDKSTVAAPCKMQTASDTIPLEYLSMDQRSNNGAGEFSKCTKQAPQTAGRCLYSGASDLNKVSPSLENSVSQPVEAENLRNIEKYNTADDPNLTDENSDSRLAKDISPSSSKLIKEPDESLLDSLTNHIDLKSRKVRFLKGILKNCIEDGDANLSYTPGHFAFSKQMAIAVRDSLELTRSKGSDKESNKCIKKKLRWLDEVHIDGGENKLAETKSRSTQQAQQPLVNQQQGSYLSRYMNIPADIPKNNMTSSGPGEPNSTKQAWSDVGCQKEKKQEPTGVSREDKAASCAAGLVPQHAHSAKTGIGTISSHARRGIIIRPQSSSQNLHMSRIQGKVLVPRPPPRPEVTIKTGNTDECSQEKACLAVEQILYKDYTEVQPAPQSKILKTDDGTILAPVQHYYGNYNLCQSDGQVGSTTICFQKGILDRTPTDDEISLLWNGVRTALASKDGDSRSLQTHNGPLSALPQTHANLSHVTIEGDSLFSGVKAVARMGGFFLSSNHARSPVRRPVLENNMAKNRTPALGYRKPPVLYQATVPITASKTDQMVHDQVSDAINGDEQVALHSAHFQRAAEVLQSQRGLSALSLEEQKLLQSLDRLNQRLQYVQDVAARNPGLKGIVALDPAYNQSPQPGERSRATLHRYHSGPADSRTRPHRRY from the exons ATGCAAATGCCAAAGGACACACTTTTTTATTC AAATATTAGAGCAGGTCTGGATGGAGAGGCTGAAGATGACAGGCAGCTTCTGGTCCGGGAACAAAAGGCTTGTCGAGCTCGAGCCCGTCAGTACTCCGTGGAAACAAATCGGCGTAGAAA GGCACTGGAGGACAAGAGGAGGCAGCGGGACATTCAGGAGCAGAGATTGAGGGAGAAAATCCTCCAGAAGCGTAAGCAGAGACTGCAGGAAGCCACAGAGCGTTTTCAGAGGTCTCACCTCCCTTTGTCCCAGAGGACAAGACCAG CCTCAACTACAAGAGCACCTAACTTGGATGAAGCACTTATTTGTATTCAGGGGGACCAAACCCCCTACACTCATGGCTCTTCGTTCTTTTCTGGCACTTCTACCCTCAGCAG CTGCAATCCCTCCCCTAAACCCCCAGGGGGCTCTAGCGGTCCTCGGAGCCTCCGCACAGTTTCTGCAGCTCAGTCCTTTGGCAAGCTCATACAGGAGAGAAGCCTGAGTGACTTTAAAACCAGCCAGCCTCTCTTTATGAAACAGCTGCAGGGGAATCTAGTAAAGTCTCAAGAACAAACACAG GACCACATTGTCACTCAAATTCGCCATGCAGAAAGCCTGTCGAGCCTGGACAGTTTGGAGAAAGAGGTTCTACATCATGGCTCTGGCAGTAATCCTGACAGCCTGGATCCACCAGAAGTCCATGACACCAGAATACTATCAATACAAAGGCAGCAAAACTACACAAATCCACCAAAGAGCTTCCTGGAGAAGGCAATAAGTCAGCAGGTTCTGCCTTGTTCTTCCAGTTCTTCATCACCTTCACCTGTGGAAGATGAAACATCTCATGAGGACCAGAGTGTCAAGCATTTCTTAAAAGAAGTAGAACAGTGCAATATAACAGGCCAGTCCCAGATGTCCAAAATCCAAACTACACTTCCCTGCCAAATGCAGGTTCTTGCAGGTGCTTCTGGACATACAGTTCAGCAGCATGGAACAACCACTCAGGGAAGCATATTGTGGGACAAAAGCACAGTAGCAGCCCCCTGCAAAATGCAGACAGCCTCGGATACTATACCTCTGGAATACTTAAGCATGGATCAACGGTCCAACAATGGTGCTGGTGAGTTCTCGAAATGCACTAAGCAAGCTCCCCAGACAGCCGGCAGATGTTTATACAGCGGTGCTTCTGATCTGAACAAAGTCTCTCCCAGTTTGGAGAACTCGGTCTCACAGCCGGTAGAAGCGGAGAATTTGagaaatattgaaaaatataaCACAGCAGATGATCCAAACTTAACAGATGAAAACAGTGACAGCAGACTGGCAAAGGACATTTCGCCTAGTTCTTCCAAACTGATAAAGGAGCCAGATGAATCACTTTTGGACTCTTTGACCAACCATATTGACCTCAAGAGCCGCAAAGTCCGATTTCTGAAAGGAATCCTTAAAAATTGTATAGAGGACGGAGATGCCAATTTGAGTTACACCCCAGGCCATTTTGCTTTCAGCAAACAAATGGCCATAGCTGTTAGGGACAGTCTGGAGCTCACTCGGTCTAAAGGCTCTGACAAAGAGAGCAACAAGTGCATTAAGAAGAAACTTCGCTGGTTAGATGAAGTGCATATTGATGGAGGCGAAAATAAGCTGGCAGAAACTAAAAGCAGATCAACTCAACAAGCTCAACAGCCTTTAGTGAATCAGCAGCAGGGATCGTATCTTTCAAGATATATGAACATACCTGCAGATATACCAAAGAACAATATGACTTCCTCTGGCCCAGGTGAGCCCAACTCAACAAAACAAGCTTGGTCAGATGTTGGGTGTCAGAAGGAAAAGAAGCAGGAACCGACAGGGGTATCCAGAGAAGATAAAGCAGCTTCCTGTGCTGCTGGACTGGTTCCCCAACATGCACACTCAGCCAAAACTGGCATAGGCACTATTTCTTCCCACGCCCGGAGGGGTATCATCATCAGGCCGCAATCTTCCAGTCAGAATCTTCATATGAGCAGAATCCAAGGGAAGGTCCTGGTGCCTCGGCCTCCTCCAAGACCTGAGGTAACCATCAAAACAGGCAACACCGATGAATGTTCCCAAGAAAAAGCTTGTCTGGCAGTGGAGCAGATTCTATATAAGGACTATACAGAAGTTCAGCCTGCACCTCAGAGCAAGATTCTCAAAACAGATGATGGCACTATATTGGCCCCAGTTCAACATTACTATGGTAACTACAACCTGTGCCAATCAGATGGGCAGGTAGGCAGCACTACTATCTGCTTTCAGAAAGGTATCTTGGATCGTACACCAACTGATGATGAGATTTCCCTGCTCTGGAATGGAGTGCGTACCGCTCTAGCCAGCAAAGATG GTGACTCTCGAAGCTTGCAGACTCACAATGGACCATTGTCTGCTTTGCCTCAAACTCATGCCAATTTGTCCCATGTTACTATCGAGGGTGATAGCCTGTTCAGTGGTGTCAAGGCAGTTGCAAGAATGGGTGGCTTTTTCCTGTCATCTAACCATG CAAGAAGTCCAGTGAGACGACCTGTTCTGGAGAATAATATGGCGAAAAACAGAACTCCAGCATTAGGTTACAGGAAACCCCCTGTTCTTTATCAG GCTACCGTGCCAATAACTGCAAGCAAAACTGACCAGATGGTGCATGATCAAG TTTCTGATGCGATAAACGGTGATGAGCAGGTCGCTTTACACTCAGCTCATTTCCAAAGAGCTGCTGAGGTCCTGCAGTCACAACGAGGACTCAGTGCTCTCTCCCTGGAGGAACAGAAACTCCTGCAATCACTTGATAGGCTCAACCAACGCCTGCAGT ATGTGCAAGATGTGGCTGCAAGGAACCCAGGACTGAAAGGCATCGTTGCCTTGGACCCGGCATAT AACCAGTCTCCCCAGCCTGGCGAGCGTTCACGTGCCACCCTGCACAGGTACCACAGTGGCCCAGCTGACAGCCGCACCCGCCCTCACAGACGCTACTGA
- the cep126 gene encoding centrosomal protein of 126 kDa isoform X2 codes for MQMPKDTLFYSNIRAGLDGEAEDDRQLLVREQKACRARARQYSVETNRRRKALEDKRRQRDIQEQRLREKILQKRKQRLQEATERFQRSHLPLSQRTRPASTTRAPNLDEALICIQGDQTPYTHGSSFFSGTSTLSSCNPSPKPPGGSSGPRSLRTVSAAQSFGKLIQERSLSDFKTSQPLFMKQLQGNLVKSQEQTQDHIVTQIRHAESLSSLDSLEKEVLHHGSGSNPDSLDPPEVHDTRILSIQRQQNYTNPPKSFLEKAISQQVLPCSSSSSSPSPVEDETSHEDQSVKHFLKEVEQCNITGQSQMSKIQTTLPCQMQVLAGASGHTVQQHGTTTQGSILWDKSTVAAPCKMQTASDTIPLEYLSMDQRSNNGAGEFSKCTKQAPQTAGRCLYSGASDLNKVSPSLENSVSQPVEAENLRNIEKYNTADDPNLTDENSDSRLAKDISPSSSKLIKEPDESLLDSLTNHIDLKSRKVRFLKGILKNCIEDGDANLSYTPGHFAFSKQMAIAVRDSLELTRSKGSDKESNKCIKKKLRWLDEVHIDGGENKLAETKSRSTQQAQQPLVNQQQGSYLSRYMNIPADIPKNNMTSSGPGEPNSTKQAWSDVGCQKEKKQEPTGVSREDKAASCAAGLVPQHAHSAKTGIGTISSHARRGIIIRPQSSSQNLHMSRIQGKVLVPRPPPRPEVTIKTGNTDECSQEKACLAVEQILYKDYTEVQPAPQSKILKTDDGTILAPVQHYYGNYNLCQSDGQVGSTTICFQKGILDRTPTDDEISLLWNGVRTALASKDARSPVRRPVLENNMAKNRTPALGYRKPPVLYQATVPITASKTDQMVHDQVSDAINGDEQVALHSAHFQRAAEVLQSQRGLSALSLEEQKLLQSLDRLNQRLQYVQDVAARNPGLKGIVALDPAYNQSPQPGERSRATLHRYHSGPADSRTRPHRRY; via the exons ATGCAAATGCCAAAGGACACACTTTTTTATTC AAATATTAGAGCAGGTCTGGATGGAGAGGCTGAAGATGACAGGCAGCTTCTGGTCCGGGAACAAAAGGCTTGTCGAGCTCGAGCCCGTCAGTACTCCGTGGAAACAAATCGGCGTAGAAA GGCACTGGAGGACAAGAGGAGGCAGCGGGACATTCAGGAGCAGAGATTGAGGGAGAAAATCCTCCAGAAGCGTAAGCAGAGACTGCAGGAAGCCACAGAGCGTTTTCAGAGGTCTCACCTCCCTTTGTCCCAGAGGACAAGACCAG CCTCAACTACAAGAGCACCTAACTTGGATGAAGCACTTATTTGTATTCAGGGGGACCAAACCCCCTACACTCATGGCTCTTCGTTCTTTTCTGGCACTTCTACCCTCAGCAG CTGCAATCCCTCCCCTAAACCCCCAGGGGGCTCTAGCGGTCCTCGGAGCCTCCGCACAGTTTCTGCAGCTCAGTCCTTTGGCAAGCTCATACAGGAGAGAAGCCTGAGTGACTTTAAAACCAGCCAGCCTCTCTTTATGAAACAGCTGCAGGGGAATCTAGTAAAGTCTCAAGAACAAACACAG GACCACATTGTCACTCAAATTCGCCATGCAGAAAGCCTGTCGAGCCTGGACAGTTTGGAGAAAGAGGTTCTACATCATGGCTCTGGCAGTAATCCTGACAGCCTGGATCCACCAGAAGTCCATGACACCAGAATACTATCAATACAAAGGCAGCAAAACTACACAAATCCACCAAAGAGCTTCCTGGAGAAGGCAATAAGTCAGCAGGTTCTGCCTTGTTCTTCCAGTTCTTCATCACCTTCACCTGTGGAAGATGAAACATCTCATGAGGACCAGAGTGTCAAGCATTTCTTAAAAGAAGTAGAACAGTGCAATATAACAGGCCAGTCCCAGATGTCCAAAATCCAAACTACACTTCCCTGCCAAATGCAGGTTCTTGCAGGTGCTTCTGGACATACAGTTCAGCAGCATGGAACAACCACTCAGGGAAGCATATTGTGGGACAAAAGCACAGTAGCAGCCCCCTGCAAAATGCAGACAGCCTCGGATACTATACCTCTGGAATACTTAAGCATGGATCAACGGTCCAACAATGGTGCTGGTGAGTTCTCGAAATGCACTAAGCAAGCTCCCCAGACAGCCGGCAGATGTTTATACAGCGGTGCTTCTGATCTGAACAAAGTCTCTCCCAGTTTGGAGAACTCGGTCTCACAGCCGGTAGAAGCGGAGAATTTGagaaatattgaaaaatataaCACAGCAGATGATCCAAACTTAACAGATGAAAACAGTGACAGCAGACTGGCAAAGGACATTTCGCCTAGTTCTTCCAAACTGATAAAGGAGCCAGATGAATCACTTTTGGACTCTTTGACCAACCATATTGACCTCAAGAGCCGCAAAGTCCGATTTCTGAAAGGAATCCTTAAAAATTGTATAGAGGACGGAGATGCCAATTTGAGTTACACCCCAGGCCATTTTGCTTTCAGCAAACAAATGGCCATAGCTGTTAGGGACAGTCTGGAGCTCACTCGGTCTAAAGGCTCTGACAAAGAGAGCAACAAGTGCATTAAGAAGAAACTTCGCTGGTTAGATGAAGTGCATATTGATGGAGGCGAAAATAAGCTGGCAGAAACTAAAAGCAGATCAACTCAACAAGCTCAACAGCCTTTAGTGAATCAGCAGCAGGGATCGTATCTTTCAAGATATATGAACATACCTGCAGATATACCAAAGAACAATATGACTTCCTCTGGCCCAGGTGAGCCCAACTCAACAAAACAAGCTTGGTCAGATGTTGGGTGTCAGAAGGAAAAGAAGCAGGAACCGACAGGGGTATCCAGAGAAGATAAAGCAGCTTCCTGTGCTGCTGGACTGGTTCCCCAACATGCACACTCAGCCAAAACTGGCATAGGCACTATTTCTTCCCACGCCCGGAGGGGTATCATCATCAGGCCGCAATCTTCCAGTCAGAATCTTCATATGAGCAGAATCCAAGGGAAGGTCCTGGTGCCTCGGCCTCCTCCAAGACCTGAGGTAACCATCAAAACAGGCAACACCGATGAATGTTCCCAAGAAAAAGCTTGTCTGGCAGTGGAGCAGATTCTATATAAGGACTATACAGAAGTTCAGCCTGCACCTCAGAGCAAGATTCTCAAAACAGATGATGGCACTATATTGGCCCCAGTTCAACATTACTATGGTAACTACAACCTGTGCCAATCAGATGGGCAGGTAGGCAGCACTACTATCTGCTTTCAGAAAGGTATCTTGGATCGTACACCAACTGATGATGAGATTTCCCTGCTCTGGAATGGAGTGCGTACCGCTCTAGCCAGCAAAGATG CAAGAAGTCCAGTGAGACGACCTGTTCTGGAGAATAATATGGCGAAAAACAGAACTCCAGCATTAGGTTACAGGAAACCCCCTGTTCTTTATCAG GCTACCGTGCCAATAACTGCAAGCAAAACTGACCAGATGGTGCATGATCAAG TTTCTGATGCGATAAACGGTGATGAGCAGGTCGCTTTACACTCAGCTCATTTCCAAAGAGCTGCTGAGGTCCTGCAGTCACAACGAGGACTCAGTGCTCTCTCCCTGGAGGAACAGAAACTCCTGCAATCACTTGATAGGCTCAACCAACGCCTGCAGT ATGTGCAAGATGTGGCTGCAAGGAACCCAGGACTGAAAGGCATCGTTGCCTTGGACCCGGCATAT AACCAGTCTCCCCAGCCTGGCGAGCGTTCACGTGCCACCCTGCACAGGTACCACAGTGGCCCAGCTGACAGCCGCACCCGCCCTCACAGACGCTACTGA